The Agarilytica rhodophyticola genome has a window encoding:
- a CDS encoding TenA family transcriptional regulator — MSYNDNSQSKNLSFIPNDNVSLRYESRIRELANTVFIHQALKNSFYELWVSRPFTEIEFRKFSHNYFYRVHATTRRLSVALVSIDDWNSKIQLLHNLSDELGAGFSENVHVRVLHRWINSLGRKIDSSWRFDAIDESMILDTTKEFIAETESLCQKGALSACGAILAQEWHGYTQIGLLYEGFRNYKPLYEFDDFHDVSEYFYVHLGRAEKEHKEQAVTMCARNCNSESDFLEMSDSFQRYLQLLAKFWDGIHLSITDNQVRST, encoded by the coding sequence ATGTCGTATAATGACAACTCACAGAGTAAGAATTTATCATTTATTCCAAATGATAATGTTTCGCTACGCTACGAATCCAGAATTAGGGAGCTAGCCAATACAGTTTTTATTCATCAAGCGTTAAAAAATAGTTTCTATGAGTTGTGGGTTTCACGCCCATTCACAGAGATTGAATTTCGAAAATTTTCTCATAACTATTTTTATCGAGTGCATGCAACAACGAGAAGGCTTTCCGTGGCTCTAGTTTCTATAGACGACTGGAACTCAAAAATTCAGCTACTCCACAATCTTTCTGATGAACTGGGGGCGGGATTTTCAGAAAATGTACATGTACGAGTTTTGCATCGTTGGATTAATTCACTTGGTAGAAAGATTGATAGCAGTTGGCGCTTTGACGCCATAGATGAATCGATGATCTTGGATACTACCAAAGAGTTCATAGCAGAAACTGAGTCCCTTTGCCAAAAGGGCGCACTAAGTGCGTGTGGAGCTATACTTGCCCAAGAGTGGCATGGATACACGCAGATTGGTTTGCTATATGAAGGGTTCAGGAATTACAAACCACTATATGAGTTCGATGACTTTCATGATGTCTCAGAATATTTTTATGTTCATCTAGGCAGGGCAGAAAAGGAACACAAGGAACAAGCTGTCACAATGTGCGCTCGTAACTGTAATAGTGAATCAGATTTCTTGGAGATGTCAGATAGTTTCCAACGTTACCTACAATTACTTGCGAAATTTTGGGACGGCATCCATCTTTCAATTACGGACAATCAAGTAAGAAGTACTTAA